Proteins from one Gimesia maris genomic window:
- the rplU gene encoding 50S ribosomal protein L21: MFVVIEDGSRQYTIQEGDTLTIDYRATAKAGDPITFESILLANGGGASSIGTPTIEGATVEAEVVNPELKGEKLEIQKFRRRKNSRRHTGHRQKYTTVLIKSINVPGLEIVESAAAEETEPATAEG, from the coding sequence ATGTTTGTAGTAATCGAAGATGGCAGCCGTCAATATACGATTCAGGAAGGCGATACCCTGACAATCGACTACCGTGCTACAGCAAAAGCAGGCGATCCCATTACTTTTGAAAGCATTCTGCTGGCCAACGGTGGAGGAGCCAGTTCCATCGGTACTCCTACCATTGAAGGAGCCACTGTTGAAGCAGAAGTCGTGAATCCTGAATTGAAGGGTGAAAAGCTCGAAATTCAAAAGTTTCGACGCCGGAAGAATTCTCGTCGACACACGGGTCACCGCCAGAAATACACCACAGTCCTGATCAAATCGATCAACGTACCTGGATTGGAAATCGTTGAATCGGCTGCTGCTGAAGAAACAGAACCCGCAACCGCCGAAGGTTAA